Below is a genomic region from Aquificaceae bacterium.
TTCCTTAGGAAGCTTATTCCTCAGACTTGGATACTTCTTAAACTCCGCCAAGATATCCTTTCTTGCGTTGTTTATGCTTTTTATCCAGCCTCTTCCCGCAGTTTCTCCACCGGCGAGGTTTCTAAAATTATCCCACTTGTAGAGATGTTCCAGTA
It encodes:
- a CDS encoding DUF29 family protein, which produces LEHLYKWDNFRNLAGGETAGRGWIKSINNARKDILAEFKKYPSLRNKLPKEIDKAWIDAVRNLERWLEDNGYEPEEFNIPEECPYTYEEAMTRDLRKEL